One region of Armigeres subalbatus isolate Guangzhou_Male chromosome 3, GZ_Asu_2, whole genome shotgun sequence genomic DNA includes:
- the LOC134220957 gene encoding selenide, water dikinase 2-like encodes MFDPTQHGLSRDFRLTKFSTLRGUGSKIPQDVLNRLLRGVYSEQFAASDRANSSAGGGNDGSEVDNKESAADSAEGVGIGLDSSVIPLKNDLQLVQTVDFFYPLIDDPYMLGRIALANVVSDVYAVGALHIDEIKLVCSAPTEFTDEERDTVVPMIIKGFQDAAAESKSRVRIGSIAVNPWCIIGGIATAVCHKSELILPYYAQAGDSLILTKPLGTQLATNAFIWMTEDSDNWKTLSKQFSKSEIEKTYQVALESMSRLNKSGAELMHKFNAHAATDVTGFGLFGHADNLVKFQKEAVDFEIDTLPIIRNVAEIAEMLGRSTKLMAGKAVETSGGLLISLSSERAQQFCEEYEQVSGHTAWVIGKVITGSRTVRMSTNPTILSVD; translated from the exons ATGTTCGACCCCACGCAGCACGGGTTGAGCCGGGACTTTCGGCTCACCAAATTCTCCACTTTACGCGGGTGAGGTTCGAAGATTCCTCAGGATGTCCTTAACCGGCTTCTTCGAGGAGTTTACAGCGAACAGTTCGCCGCCTCCGATAGGGCGAATTCGTCCGCTGGTGGTGGAAACGATGGAAGTGAAGTAGATAATAAGGAAAGTGCCGCTGATAGTGCTGAGGGCGTTG GAATTGGACTTGATTCCTCCGTGATCCCGCTGAAGAACGACCTACAACTAGTTCAGACCGTAGACTTCTTCTACCCGCTGATTGATGATCCGTACATGTTGGGTCGTATCGCgctggccaatgtggtcagcgATGTGTACGCCGTGGGAGCGTTGCATATCGACGAAATCAAACTGGTTTGCTCTGCGCCGACGGAATTCACTGACGAGGAACGGGACACTGTGGTGCCGATGATCATCAAGGGTTTCCAGGATGCTGCGGCGGAATCGAAATCGCGTGTCCGAATAGGAAGTATTGCAGTGAACCCGTGGTGCATCATCGGCGGGATTGCAACGGCCGTTTGTCACAAATCGGAACTGATACT GCCATACTACGCACAAGCTGGAGATTCCCTCATACTGACAAAGCCTCTCGGAACACAACTAGCCACAAATGCCTTCATCTGGATGACTGAAGATTCGGACAACTGGAAAACGCTTTCGAAGCAGTTCAGCAAGTCGGAGATTGAGAAAACGTACCAAGTGGCACTCGAGTCCATGTCCCGTTTGAACAAATCCGGTGCCGAGTTGATGCATAAATTCAATGCCCATGCAGCTACAGATGTGACCGGATTTGGTCTGTTTGGTCACGCGGATAATCTGgtaaaatttcaaaaggaagcGGTTGACTTTGAAATTGACACGCTCCCAATCATAAGAAATGTGGCGGAAATTGCCGAAATGCTTGGGCGCAGCACTAAGTTGATGGCAGGGAAAGCAGTTGAAACATCCGGCGGTCTGTTGATTAGTTTGTCTTCGGAGAGAGCGCAGCAGTTTTGCGAGGAGTATGAGCAGGTTTCGGGGCACACAGCTTGGGTGATCGGCAAAGTGATAACCGGTAGCCGCACGGTCAGAATGAGCACAAATCCAACGATACTCAGCGTTGATTAG
- the LOC134220956 gene encoding putative odorant receptor 83c: protein METLKRFKIFQAARAEIEDPHKAYENVLLELNGVARNYLGMDALYLDFSFVNPRFIALLIIMTTFMYADIEAAILSGDVGGFAYNIAVLGFGVQGFAKFDAYVYRKKLMQDLLWRGSAFMERNKGIDRLREILIDNATVILLLKRFYFKLYGTAFTLIATFGIIVSIISGERLLTFGYQFSFLDTSEWLGYCLTYFYQVLGLLMVIISSCCNDILMVAVYVGAMAMYDCIMSDLRELSKVSQLEKTLANKRIAKDLMNSIIKQHQDVLQLLNLSNDVYSSYFLMSLACMTGTLAILLIALVWVRWYAAIVICVVASSQIFTLCLLGTLLLMKSDDLIVKIYATTWYDLDLPVQKSLSLMLMNSQHFKEISYRLGVMNMETFLQSHKMIYRFFTMLVTMHE, encoded by the exons ATGGAAACTCTGAAACGGTTTAAAATCTTCCAAGCAGCGCGGGCAGAAATCGAAGATCCCCACAAAGCGTACGAGAACGTGCTACTCGAACTGAATGGGGTTGCGCGCAATTATTTGGGGATGGACGCTCTGTATCTGGACTtttcgtttgtcaatcctcgaTTCATCGCTCTCCTGATAATCATGACCACGTTTATGTACGCCGATATCGAGGCAGCAATACTGTCCGGCGATGTCGGAGGTTTCGCGTACAACATAGCCGTGCTCGGGTTCGGAGTGCAAGGCTTCGCCAAATTCGATGCGTATGTCTACCGTAAGAAGTTGATGCAAGACCTGCTTTGGAGGGGTAGCGCATTTATGGAGCGAAATAAAGGAATAGATCGCTTGAGGGAAATCCTGATCGATAACGCTACGGTCATTCTACTTCTCAAACGGTTTTATTTCAAATTGTACGGAACGGCGTTTACTTTGATAGCAACCTTCGGGATAATAGTGTCGATAATAAGTGGTGAACGTCTTCTGACTTTTGGATACCAGTTTTCATTCCTGGACACCTCTGAGTGGTTGGGGTATTGCCTAACGTACTTCTACCAAGTCTTAGGTTTGCTGATGGTGATTATCAGTTCCTGTTGCAACGACATACTGATGGTGGCAGTGTATGTTGGCGCTATGGCAATGTATGATTGCATCATGTCGGATCTGAGAGAACTATCGAAGGTTTCACAGTTAGAGAAAACGCTAGCCAATAAACGAATTGCTAAGGACCTAATGAATTCAATCATAAAGCAACATCAGGATGTGCTGCA ATTGCTCAActtgtcgaatgacgtttacAGTTCCTACTTCCTGATGAGCCTCGCATGTATGACTGGTACGCTTGCCATACTGTTGATCGCGTTGGTTTGG GTTCGTTGGTATGCTGCAATCGTTATCTGTGTGGTTGCCTCATCACAAATTTTTACCCTATGCTTGCTGGGTACTCTCTTGCTAATGAAG AGTGATGACTTGATTGTTAAGATTTATGCCACTACTTGGTATGATTTGGATTTACCGGTGCAGAAATCGTTGAGCCTAATGCTAATGAACTCTCAACATTTTAAGGAAATATCCTACCGTTTAGGAGTGATGAACATGGAGACATTTTTGCAG agcCACAAAATGATTTACAGGTTTTTCACCATGCTGGTCACAATGCATGAATAG